Genomic DNA from Acuticoccus sp. MNP-M23:
ATCAGCCATGCAGTTTGACAACAAGTGATGCTCTGTCTGAAGCCGGGAAGTCTTTGAGTTCGGCAAAGACTGATAGTCATTAGCGCGATCATCTAACAATTTGTTCGTGCTGGGACTTATCGGCAAAACCCCCAGCTGGGCTGAGTTTTTCCGTTCTTTTAAATCCCACAATTGCTCGAATTTGCTCTGCAAAAATCGACTGGAATTGCAACCAAAGAGCAAAAGCCGGCGCTCTTTAGTTGTTGGGTTCACTTGGGACTCACGCTCCTGCGACTATGAGGGAGCGTGAAAAATCATGATGGGATCTTGTCACGAAGTGTCGGAGGGAATAGATACGCGTTCAACACCGAGACCGTACAGTTAAAACGTGCTGCCTCAATTGAACCTGTCCAAATACACGCACGAGTGACAAATGTCTGAACAGACGCACGATTCGAATCTTATTGATTTGGCCGCTGACATCGTGTCGGCCTATGTGAGCAACAATTCGGTATCGTCGCACGATCTTCCCGACCTGATTTCGGACGTGTTCGCCGCATTGCAAAAGACCAATGGTGTCGAGCCCGAGCCCGAGCCCGAGCCTTTGAAGCCGGCAGTGTCGATCAAGAAATCGATCACCCCCGAATATTTGATCTGTCTTGAAGACGGCAAGAAGTTCAAGTCGCTCAAGCGCCACCTGCGCACCCATTACAACCTGTCGCCGGAAGAATATCGCGACCGCTGGAACCTGCCGGCCGACTACCCGATGGTCGCCCCCAGCTACGCAGCGGCCCGTTCCGAGCTTGCCAAGCGCATGGGTCTTGGCCAGCAGCGCAAGAAGCCGACCTCCGGTCGCGGCAGCCGCTCCAACTGAGGAGCGTTGCGGGCGGGCTGGCGCAAACGCGCCGTCCACCCCGTCAGACCAGGCGGCGCCTGCTGCAAGCCGCAGGCACCGGATTCAATCGCCTTCGCAGCTCATGCTGCGGGGGCGTTTTGCTGTGGGGCGGACGACGCAGCACGCCCGGGCGCCGGTGCGGCACCGCGCGCTGCCCGAGCCGCATCCTTGACCATCTGCGCGAGCGCCAGGTGGCGCGACAGATCGTATCCGTCATAGCCGCCGCGGCCGAGGGCCCGCTCGCGTCGCAGTCGCTGGCGGAGCTGGGCCAGATGCCGCGATGCCGCAGACTGCCGGACAGCGGCATTCGTGCCAGCGCCGCGAGCGTCCTGAAAATCCCGCTCTATTCTCGACGCAATACGATAAGCCTCAGCCCTGGCGCCATTGGCGAGGGCGAGACCTTCGGTTGAGTTTTTGCCGTCGTGACGCATGCTTCTTCCTCGGGTGTTGTGATCAACCGAGGATAGAAAACCCTGCACCTGCGGGGACAACTTATGCAGTGCCAACGAGAAGATCTGCTCCGGGTCACCATATTTGGCGATAGATTTTATCAACGGTTGCATCAAACTTATCCCCGGTCTTTCGTCCCAACTTTAAATTGTAGTGTGTCGGTGGAGCAATTGTCCGCCTTCGAGGGGGGAAAGGCCGAGTGATGCATATCAGTGAGTTGGCAACGGTCGACGCGGCACCAATGCGTCTTCCGCGTAAACTGGTGGATCGACGGACAGTCCGGCAGATGATCGAGGTGACAGTTGCCGCCGCCTTCGATCTTCCGGTGGAAGAACTGAGCGCGAAAACACGCAGGGCAGCACCAATAGCATTTGCACGTCAGATTTCGATGTATTGCGCCCATGTGACGTTCGGCTGGTCGCTGACCGAAGCCGGCGCGGTGTTCGACAGGGACCGGACCACCGCGGCCCACGCCTGCCGCGTGGTGGAGGACCGGCGCGACGATGCAAGGGTCGACAAGGTTGTGGCAAGCGTGGAGGGGGCCCTCAACCATTGGCTCTTCGCCATCGAGGGCTGCCGCGCGGTCGAGCCGGGAGACCAGCGATGAGGCGCGAATTTGCCCGCGCGCTCAAGCTGATCGGTGAGCGTCATGCCGAGACGACCCGCGGCGGTGCGCTGCATCTGACTTCGCCGCGCGAGGGCGAGGTGGTGGTGGCTGCCGCCGACGTGGCCACCATGGTCAGCGAAGGGTTGCTGGCGCGGGTGCGCGGCCAGGTGCAGCGAACCGGGGCAGGGCGGTCCTACCTCCGCAGGGCCCTCGCAAGCGCTGCCGATGAGCCGTTTCTGGCGCAGCACCGCGAAATTGAAATCCGCCACCTGCCTGGCGACAGGCCGGGAGATGAAAGCGTGAGGGTCGCCGCCAACGCGGCCGAAAGTCCGCTCGCCTGGCTTGCCACCCGGAAGGGCCGCAATGGCGCACCACTCCTGACGGACACCCAGCGCCGGGCCGGGGAACGGCTGGCACGCGACTACGCCCGCGGCCACCACAGCGACCGTGTGACACAGTCCTGGGATGCGTCCTGCGTCCGGGGGTCTGCGCGGCGGGACGGGATGTCCGCCAGCGAAGGGGCGCTGCAGTCACGCCGCAGGGTGGAGGCGGCGCTTGGCGCCGTTGGTGACGGCCTCGCCGACGTGCTTGTCGCCGTCTGTTGCGAAGAGATCGGTCTGGAGGCTGCGGAAAAACGCCTCGGTTGGCCCCAGCGCAGCGGCAAGGTGGTGCTGAAGCTTGCGCTCGACAGGCTGGGCGCTCACTACGGGCTGTCGGAGGGGGCCGTGGGCAATGGCGCGCGCACCGTTCACTGGGGCGCGGCGGACTACCGGCCCAAGGGCTGAGCGCCTGCCCGCCGGCGACCGGCGCCATGGTCCTCACGTCACACCTGTTTGTGGTTCGGCCGGGCGCGGATTATGTGTGGGATATCGAAGAGGTTTATGATGGCCAGTCCCCAGGAAATTGCAGAAACGTTCGAGCTGATTGAGGATTGGGAAGAGCGCTACCGCTACGTGATTGAGCTGGGCAAGGAACTGCCCCCGCTTGCACCCGAGCTGAAAACCGACGGCACCAAGGTGGAAGGTTGCGTCAGCCAGGTCTGGCTGATGTCGCGGATTCGCGACGGGCACCTGTTCCTGTCGGGCGACAGCGACGCAATGATCGTGCGCGGGCTCGTTGCCATCCTCATCGCCTTTTATGAGGGGCGTGCGGTGGAGGATGTCGCAGCGCTGGACGTGAACGGCTACCTCAAGCGCCTTCAGCTTGACGATCACCTCACCCCGCAGCGCTCCAACGGCCTTGCCTCGATGGTCCGCCGGATTCGGGCCGACGCAACGCATCTGGCGGCCTGAACGCCCGTTTCGGCGGGCCGGCTCAGTCCGGCGGCTGCCAGCTGTAGATCCAGTCCACCCGTTTGAGGATGCCGGCCTGTCCGGCGCGACGCATCCCGATATCCCGCGCAAATGTGAGCGGGACGGGCAGGTGGTAGAGCATGCGCTGCCGGTCGGTCTGGGCGGCAAGGCGGCGGGTGCGGGGCTCGCGCGCTGCGGCATAGGCCGCGCGGGCGGCTTCGGTCAGCCCGTGGCGGGCAACGGCGCGGCCAAGCACGGCGGCGTCTTCAAGCGCCATCGCGCCGCCCTGCGCCAGAAATGGCGGCATGGCGTGGGCCGCATCGCCAACCAGCGCCAGCGTTCCCGCACCGTAGCGGTGGCGGGGGCGGATCTTGATGGGCCAGGGCACCCAGTCGTTCACGCCGGCGATCTCGGCCCCAAGGGGGTGGCTGCGAAGCGCGTCCGGATGGCGCAGCGCCATGCCCGTTACCAGAACCATATTGTCGGCCTGGCCCTTCAACGCGTA
This window encodes:
- a CDS encoding DUF6456 domain-containing protein; translation: MRREFARALKLIGERHAETTRGGALHLTSPREGEVVVAAADVATMVSEGLLARVRGQVQRTGAGRSYLRRALASAADEPFLAQHREIEIRHLPGDRPGDESVRVAANAAESPLAWLATRKGRNGAPLLTDTQRRAGERLARDYARGHHSDRVTQSWDASCVRGSARRDGMSASEGALQSRRRVEAALGAVGDGLADVLVAVCCEEIGLEAAEKRLGWPQRSGKVVLKLALDRLGAHYGLSEGAVGNGARTVHWGAADYRPKG
- a CDS encoding SufE family protein → MMASPQEIAETFELIEDWEERYRYVIELGKELPPLAPELKTDGTKVEGCVSQVWLMSRIRDGHLFLSGDSDAMIVRGLVAILIAFYEGRAVEDVAALDVNGYLKRLQLDDHLTPQRSNGLASMVRRIRADATHLAA
- a CDS encoding MucR family transcriptional regulator produces the protein MSEQTHDSNLIDLAADIVSAYVSNNSVSSHDLPDLISDVFAALQKTNGVEPEPEPEPLKPAVSIKKSITPEYLICLEDGKKFKSLKRHLRTHYNLSPEEYRDRWNLPADYPMVAPSYAAARSELAKRMGLGQQRKKPTSGRGSRSN
- a CDS encoding helix-turn-helix domain-containing protein; this translates as MIEVTVAAAFDLPVEELSAKTRRAAPIAFARQISMYCAHVTFGWSLTEAGAVFDRDRTTAAHACRVVEDRRDDARVDKVVASVEGALNHWLFAIEGCRAVEPGDQR